In [Mycobacterium] stephanolepidis, the genomic window AGGCCAACGGCGGCGGAGCGATCGTCAACATCCACTCCGTGCTCTCCTGGCTGGGCGGAGCCGGCGCCTACGGTGCGTCGAAGGCGGCCATCTGGTCGGTGACCAACACCCTGCGCCTGGAGCTGGAACCACAGCACACGCACGTGCTGGGCGTACACGCGGGATTCATCGACACCGACATGGTGTCCGCCCTCGACGTTCCGAAGACACCGCCCGGTGTGATCGCGGCACGCATCATCGACGCACTGGAAAAGGGCGATAACGAGGTGTTGACCGACGAGCTCACCGCCCAGGTCAAGTCCCAGCTATCGGGCCCCGTCGAGAATCTCGCCTACCGTCCCGGCCACTGACCTCGCATCCATCAGGAGAAGATCGACATGCCCCTCTGGACCATCTACCACACACCAAACATGTTTTCCGACAAGGAAAAAGCCGATCTGGCCGCGAGCAT contains:
- a CDS encoding SDR family oxidoreductase; protein product: MIENKVVLVTGGRRGLGAAIVDEVLNRGARKVYSTARQPFEDPREQVIPQQLEVASESSVQALARELTDVEIVVNNAGVLHPDSLLTGDLDRVDATFQTNVFGPLRVIRAFAPILKANGGGAIVNIHSVLSWLGGAGAYGASKAAIWSVTNTLRLELEPQHTHVLGVHAGFIDTDMVSALDVPKTPPGVIAARIIDALEKGDNEVLTDELTAQVKSQLSGPVENLAYRPGH